The window TATATCTCTCTATAGTCAAAGTAAGTTGAAATTTttacacaatttttttattattatttaaattcttatatCTATGATTTCAAAACTATTCAAGATGGCAAAAAATTAACtagactttatatatatatatatatatatatatggaaactTAATTAACCCAAAGTCTAACACTaatattttttccatatatacATAGGACATGAAAACAGGTAATTGGTTGCTATTATGGGGAGAAGATCAGTCTAAGTTGATTGGTTACTGGCCCAAGGAACTTTTCAATTACTTAGAAGACAAAGCTGAAGTTGTAATGTGGGGAGGTGAAACTTATGGTACAAACTCATATCCTGAAATGGGTAGCGGCCATTTCCCTGAAGAAGGAGCTGGAAGAGCATGTTTTATCTCCAAGATTCGTGTTTTCGATTACAATCGGATCCAGAGAAATGTGGATCCAGCTGAAACACTTACTCATTATGATGTGCCTCATTGTTATAGATCAATTGTTGATCGATCCATAGACCATCAGACCTATATGTATTTTGGGGGTCCTGGTGGTAATTGTGTAACTCCATCATACCCTAATTaacaataaaccaaaaaaaaaaaaactttttttgagTAATAATACCATGTACTTATGATCACTACTCCAAGATGCTTTAGTATATTAGGTTTTCAAAATGAAAAGTGAGGAGTTCAAACCTGGCCTCCATTTGAAGAGGGATTGGAGTTTGCGTTCGCATTCACAGATTTAACTATAAGAGGGCACTAATGTGGATACACAGATAATTCGTGAATATACTAGGGTTAGCCTCCACTCTTGATTTGGCCTTTTGATACTCACTTGCTAAGGTGAAGGAGGGAGAGGAGAGCATTACAAAGGGATGGAGTTCTCGAATCTTggtgatctattattctttcaGAATTTCTTTTCGGAGCCGCCATCTAGATCATGGTCTAAAACACGAAAATGTATGCCCTTTCGAGGGGGAGTCAACCCCTTTTGATACAAAGAACTTAGTCAACTTACTCTAATGGATAAGGCAAAGGTCAGAAACAGAACCCAGATAAGCTCAAAGTTGCGAAATGGGAATGTTTTAAGCACACAGCCGGTCTCTTTCTAAAGGATAATAGCTTcaaccctttttctttttgggggcAGGgggagatttaaaaaaaaagaaaaaaattaaaaacaatattCCTATTCACCTCCATCGTCATGTAGAGCTATCTATGAGTTCCAAGGAAGAAAAATAGATGACCAATCACTTGGATCAGATTCTAGAACCCAAACCATCTAATACAGTGTTGTGATGGAGGACCTCTTTCTTGGCCCTTGGGGGTCCAGAGTCCACAAAGTAGCAGAAGGGATCGCTCCTAAGCTCTCCATCTTTATCCCTTAAAGAGTATAACAAGAATGTGGGGCATCATGGATGACTGGCCAAATTTACAGAAAGGAATCAAAAGAATATGATATTCCTGAACTTACCCAGGCATCCCTAATTATAAACAGAGAGAATGATTATTCACTAATGTTGCAAAGTCGAAGGTAAGGGTTATCAAATTGGACATATCTGGACCAGTAGGACCTGTACTTGGTGACTGCCAAGTCAAGCCACGGCTTGTAGTTCCCATTGTAGTGGATGACAGCAGCATTCTCTATCTCAGTTTGGTTAAGTGCTGGATCATACCCAAGTCCCAACACGTGCCATCTCCGATCCAAAGGATAAGTCAAATTGTAGAATGTAATCAATCCTGGTGGCAGTGACCCTAGCTTCCACAGAGTCCGATCTTCATTCTACATAGAATAAGGTTAGCTACATCAGCAGGCAAGATAAGCATTAAGAAGTTGAATGAAgtacaaaaaagggggggaaaattTCAGAGATCATTAATGTGGAAGCACTATTAACAGCCTCCTCTGTTTGAAATGATCAATCAATGGGAAGACTAGCTTATACCATGAAATGCATCCTTCAGTCAATTTAAATAGATATGAGTCTCAAAAATTGCCTTCCACAATGCCTCGTCAATCCACTAGTAGTTAGTCCATAGTTCTCTGAATCAGGAAAGACTTCTTTCTTGGGGTTAGGGGGTAGTTTGTTTTGTACTTATTCTTGTTGAAGAAGGAATGAGTTCAGCACCACTTAAGGCTTCCAATtcctgaaaataaaattttctagtACTCCATACAACACCTTAGACGAACAACATTACATGTCccaaaaacaggaaaaaaaaagtttcaagtGCCAATTGGGAATGTGTTATGGAAGTTGTTTGGGACGTCCTTGGTGTTCCCCATACGGAGCTTTTGACTGCACGGAacatccaagaacaaaaaaggTCAACCAAATGCACGAGGttcccactactgcagggtctgggaggggcaaatgtatgcagtcTTCCCCCCTGCTTTGCAGGAGAGACTATTTCCAAGTTTTGTCTCTTGGAAATGTTCCCAAAACGGACAATTAATCTCCTTGAAAAAGTCAGAACTGCTAAACAAGACAAATACATAACATGCAACTTTTGCAAAACGATATATGTGCAATTCTGGAAAAAAATTCTGCCATGTAAGAAGgtagaaaaagaaagtaaaggACCAAAACAGAAGCATGACAGCCGCGTTACCATGTCTTGCCAATGGTGATATATTCCAGTGATATCTCGATTTTTCCACTCCTTCAAGTCAAAGATATTCATTCCAAATGCCCACCCACATGCATTTCGATCAAAATTCTGAGAGATCTTTGGGTTAGAGAAGTTGAGATACTTATCAAACCGATGGAAGCTCTCTTTACAAGTCTCCACAGCTCCATTCACCATTCCGAGCAGGTCAATAGACCAAAGAGGCGTCAAATCTTTCTGAACTACAATATCATCATCCAGAAATAGAATCTTGTCTAGCTTGGGGTAAACTTCAGGAAGGTAGAACCTTAGATGGTTCAGCATCGACAAATATTTGGGGTTTCTATATTTGAGATTATCAGAACCAGCAGAAAGGAAGGATGGGTGATTAGCCTTGAAATAAAACTCTTTGATTCTTGCAGATTCAAGCTGGCGTAGAACCGAACAGTAAGAAGAATTAAGCCACTTGAAATCATCAATGTTCTCGACTTGGACTGTTGCATCTGTAGGAGAATTGACAAGGAACCACATCTTCATGGCAGCAAAGTTCAGTTTATCGGTGACTATATGAAACACATGCTTCTCTGGTTCCTTTGCATGTAACACTGTAGAATTGACTACAACGGATGTGGCAAGAACATTGTCAGAGAAAATGGCATAATGGTAAAGAGAGGGATCTTCAAGCTTGTCTTTGTTTACAACTTCAGTTCCACGATCCCGCAAGAAATAGTCAGTTGTAAGCTGTAATGGGAGACAATGCAGTGGCTTGGGAACCGTTTTTGCAGCAAGCTGTATCAAGAATGCACTTTTCCTCTTCAGCTCATTTACATTACGCTCAGTGGACTGCAGCATGACTCTTAACTTCCTTGCTACTACAGAAGAGTCATGTAATTGATTCTTTGCCAGAGATAAAACACGACCCATTGCTTTAGCTCGATCAAGTGCACTGaatataggaaaaagaaatatCATGAAAAAATACCATTGAATTTAACTTATAACTGGTAATTGGGACAAAGTTGTGCAAACTACCCTGGGTGTAGCTCAGCATCAGAATTAGCTTCTCCAATAGCATGCTGGCTTTCCTTAATGTGTTCCATCAGGGGTTCATAGAGACTCAGATCATTCTTGGACCGAGCAATGGTTGCATATGCTTTGGCCATTATGTTTTGATCCCGCATAAGTTTCAACAAGGAGTTAGAGAGCGGAGTTTCATATTCCTTTCTCCATATACTGTACTTTTCTGTGACCGAGATATTGAGCTGTTTTGACCGTTCAATAGCTGCTGCTTGCATCTGCTTTTCTGTCTCTTTATTCTGGTTAATTAGTTCTGCAGTTCggagtttttttctttccagtCGCAGTTTCTGGAAGACTCGAAAATGTCACAAACCCAAACCCGCCATTGATGACATATCTGAAGAATCTAAATAGAAGAATTGATTTTACCAGGCGTTGGAGTTTCACAGGGTTGATTGGAGACCCTGGTTGATACTGTATGTCTCCTCTCCCATATTGACGTTCCGTGATGCCTTCCGACCCACTCATCTCATGTTCAAACAAATCTTCACTTGCCTGAGAATAAGCAATGGAAGAGAAATATCAGTCAACGTCTTACTTTATTGAATACTTATGCTAACCTGTTATTCAGAACCAAATAGAGCTAATGAGTTAAAAAAACTGGTTCAACTTTTACAGCATCTCAATAAATATGGCTTTCTGACTTCGGGAACTAATAGGACTCCAGCTTTATCTTTTCCCACCCCAAATACTGGAGTACCTGGCTAATCTTCAGCTCATCGTGAATTTTTTTGACAGGGTTCTCCCAGACCCATGAAGCAGATAAATCCTTCGATTTGA is drawn from Macadamia integrifolia cultivar HAES 741 chromosome 7, SCU_Mint_v3, whole genome shotgun sequence and contains these coding sequences:
- the LOC122083977 gene encoding probable galacturonosyltransferase 3 isoform X1: MALPPGLYSSTNTLALVALLVTLVSANMLDTSLSRKELKGYQPLHDCEQYNDRKEEDHSRYSSADQVHNNPGEEDIEIVATYSDASGAIQTSAVKSKDLSASWVWENPVKKIHDELKISQASEDLFEHEMSGSEGITERQYGRGDIQYQPGSPINPVKLQRLKLRLERKKLRTAELINQNKETEKQMQAAAIERSKQLNISVTEKYSIWRKEYETPLSNSLLKLMRDQNIMAKAYATIARSKNDLSLYEPLMEHIKESQHAIGEANSDAELHPGALDRAKAMGRVLSLAKNQLHDSSVVARKLRVMLQSTERNVNELKRKSAFLIQLAAKTVPKPLHCLPLQLTTDYFLRDRGTEVVNKDKLEDPSLYHYAIFSDNVLATSVVVNSTVLHAKEPEKHVFHIVTDKLNFAAMKMWFLVNSPTDATVQVENIDDFKWLNSSYCSVLRQLESARIKEFYFKANHPSFLSAGSDNLKYRNPKYLSMLNHLRFYLPEVYPKLDKILFLDDDIVVQKDLTPLWSIDLLGMVNGAVETCKESFHRFDKYLNFSNPKISQNFDRNACGWAFGMNIFDLKEWKNRDITGIYHHWQDMNEDRTLWKLGSLPPGLITFYNLTYPLDRRWHVLGLGYDPALNQTEIENAAVIHYNGNYKPWLDLAVTKYRSYWSRYVQFDNPYLRLCNISE
- the LOC122083977 gene encoding probable galacturonosyltransferase 3 isoform X2, whose product is MLDTSLSRKELKGYQPLHDCEQYNDRKEEDHSRYSSADQVHNNPGEEDIEIVATYSDASGAIQTSAVKSKDLSASWVWENPVKKIHDELKISQASEDLFEHEMSGSEGITERQYGRGDIQYQPGSPINPVKLQRLKLRLERKKLRTAELINQNKETEKQMQAAAIERSKQLNISVTEKYSIWRKEYETPLSNSLLKLMRDQNIMAKAYATIARSKNDLSLYEPLMEHIKESQHAIGEANSDAELHPGALDRAKAMGRVLSLAKNQLHDSSVVARKLRVMLQSTERNVNELKRKSAFLIQLAAKTVPKPLHCLPLQLTTDYFLRDRGTEVVNKDKLEDPSLYHYAIFSDNVLATSVVVNSTVLHAKEPEKHVFHIVTDKLNFAAMKMWFLVNSPTDATVQVENIDDFKWLNSSYCSVLRQLESARIKEFYFKANHPSFLSAGSDNLKYRNPKYLSMLNHLRFYLPEVYPKLDKILFLDDDIVVQKDLTPLWSIDLLGMVNGAVETCKESFHRFDKYLNFSNPKISQNFDRNACGWAFGMNIFDLKEWKNRDITGIYHHWQDMNEDRTLWKLGSLPPGLITFYNLTYPLDRRWHVLGLGYDPALNQTEIENAAVIHYNGNYKPWLDLAVTKYRSYWSRYVQFDNPYLRLCNISE